The genomic region TCTTCACGTACTCCTTTGCTTTTATAGTGCACAACCCTATTAGGGTTTCTTAACTTGCTCCTCAAGACATCAATCATGGGCCGTTGGACCCATATTGCCTATTTATGTTCTTCTTTTGCTCTGTTGCCCATGACCCGTCCGCTGACTACCCTAGCACCAGCCAACCTCAACTGCCCTGGCCTAATGCAGAATTTTAGGCCCATACACTTAACACAATATCATCAAATCACACGTTACATTCACATTACAATCGACAATTCCGTTGCAACTTAACAACTTCTAGATTCGTTCATTCAAAAGCTACGCATTCTACATCAATGGCGCTCTATTGCCTAAATTGAATTGTTTCCTTTTTGTTTAATTGAGTGCACTTTATCGCGGTAAGAATTGAACCCCAACCTTATAATTGGTTGAAAAAGAAGAGTCTTACCACTTAAGTTAACGATTATGTTTGCCTAAATTGAACGGTAAGAAGTATGTATGAAATATGACCCAATCATTAGTAAAACCAGTCCCTAATCCCATTACAGAGGCTCTTGCTTATTCTTTTTACTTACTGGTCATCATCAGTTAACACTAACTAAATGGTTTTGTGCAATAATCCATATGCGCCCCTTATTTACGCCCCCTGCTTTCATCTTTCattcattttatttatatttttgttCTTTTGACTTTTTATCCCTCCTACTATTTCTTCCATTAGTTTTATACTCTCTCTACAACTTGCCATGAATGCCATCAACAAACCCACTCTTCTTATAAACTCCCTTACATTTCTCTCCTTGACTCATGTACAACTACAAATCTTCTTTTAAACCACTTTTTCTCTAACTTGTCCCAAAAATCATCAACAATTCAAAGAATTCTGTTTCTCGGTAAGTTCTTTATTAAAGGTCTTGTACTAGAGATGTCTTAGTCTATTTATTAGTTAAGATAGAAGGCGGGTATTGTAGACAATATGTCAGAGGTTCGATTCCCCCTCTCCTCTATTTTAATGCGACTAAGTGCACGTTTCGTTAGacccaagaaaaaaaaattaaggttTTGTACATTTTTGAACTTCATGTCATTAGCAATGCCAATACTTACCAGATGCGgtatcttatttagttagtttttTAATTGTTCGAATACCTgtcatttttactttaaattataAAAAGAAGATTTTACATGATTAAGAATCGAGAGTTTTATGTAGGTACTGTGAAAATAAATTACAGTGCACGTTTTAAAACTTGCAATAATTAAGAAACTAATTTTGCATGTAACTTCCAGTAATTTAGAAACTGATTTTGAACATTTGTAAAACAGAGTGTCCAAGCAATACAAGCATGGGAAAGCCCAAGGAAACCCAAGACAATAGGTACGAACACGCATCAGATTCGGGAGGGAGTGTGCGATCACAATCACGCGTCACATTCAGTGATAACAACGAAACGAACGAGTACGTGGAGATCACGGTAGACATACTCGAGGACGACACCGTATCCATGAAAGACATTAAGGAGGCCAGCGAGGTGGATAAAGGGCGGCCAATGAAGAATTTGAGTTCTCAGCTTTCGGCTAAGTTCAAGCAGGTTTCACGCGAGCTGAAGAGGGTGGCATCTTCGAACCACCGTGTCGGGTTTGATAAACTTGAGAGGGCTAAGACCACTGCAGCGCGTGCATTGCGTGGCATCCAGTTTATTAATGATAGCGTTGGTGATCAAGGGTGGGAACAGGTTGAAAAACGCTGGAATAACTTGGCTGTTGATGGTTTGCTGCTTAGGTCCCGGTTTGGTCACTGTATTGGTACGTCTAGCTCACTTATTTGTTTATCGTATACTCGATCCCTCTTTCCtggtcatttatttacctattcTATTTTTAAGTGTCTTGTTCAAttatttacctttctattttgggaatgtgttggatgaaaaatttgaaaaattaataTAAACGTTAGAAAAACGGTTATATTAATTGAACATAAGATGGAATATGAGAAATTAGACAGTGGTAACTGGTAAAACCCTCTTGTGTAACTTAGAAGGAACATACTATGTGTGAATACAGGGATGAATGAGAATGAGAATGAATTTGCGGAAGAAATATTTGATACATTGGCTCGTAGGAGGGGAATTGTAACTGCAACAATAACAAAGATCCAACTCGGTGATTTTTGGGAGCAGCTCTCTGACCGCACTTTTGATGCTCGCGTCCAAACCTTCTTTGATTTGTAAGATTTCTTAAATCATATACGGAGTACTCTGCTTATTCTCCTTAAGTGGATAGCTTAATAACTAGCTTTAATTGTCAAAGTCGTTAAATGGATAGACCATATTTTTTTTATTCATATCATGTCTTCAAATCTTGTCATGGCAAAAACTATTCTTGTGCCTTAATTTAATTGAAATAAGAGGTACGGAGTATACTATGTACAATAGTTGCTAGATATTCAGTGGCGGTTTTTGAAAACTTACTCCAATAGACAAATACTCCGTATCGTTCTAAAATAATCGTAATTAATTAGTTGGTTGAAAAGGTTTTAATTTTCTCAAATTGATAGTCCACCATGCATAAACTAAACTTTGCAAGCTGTATTTTTGACCAACACCAAAACTAGTTCAATCCAGAGTTTTTGCATTATTCTTGATAATAATGTATTTTGGATTTATATAAATCAATCGTATTAGAATAGTGTTCATAGATCAACGTACCCATGTGACATCAGTGACACCATGCATAAACTAAAGTATGTTTTGCACCAATGGCATTAcaatattttattgtaaaaccgttTTACGTTATCGTTTATTTTTATTAAGATTGAAGAAGGCAAATGTATGTGTTAATAAATTGTAGGGTGGATAAAGATGCAGATGGTAGGATCACAGAAGCGGAAGTGAAAGAGGTAAAAAAAATTGATTGTTCTTCAGTCAACATTTTATTATTCTTTGGGAAGAAAATTGACTACTATATAAGGGAGTAGGATCTTAAAATTATGCAATTTTGTAGATTATCACACTTAGTGCATCAGCCAATAAACTCTCAAAAATACAAGACCATGCTCAAGAATACGCGGCACTCATCATGGAAAATCTTGACCCTGATTCCCTCGGTTATATTCAGGTTTGTAATCTTATTTTTTTTCCCCACAAATTATTGAACAATATTTTACAAGTTTTGTCTGCAAGGGTGGAGTctattgttaaaaaaaaaaaaaaaaaaaaaaaaaaactttactaGTTTTATCAATATGAATATGTGATTAACAATTCGCTCGTTAATGAAAGTATGCAAATTTACCTTAACATGTATTACACGTGTCATTTGTCAACTCATTATTATAAACAATCCGCATAACGAATGTCCTTGGCACCATGGATACAATCCATACTAGCCTTATTACACTACCAATTACATAGAAATATTACGCTGTAATGCTCTAGACACTTCTATTATTATACTGTATTACCTTAACTCGAGAGGAAGGAGTTATAACTTGTACCGTCAAACTTTGTAATGAAAAGCTCTTAAATATTGTATGAGTGGTGACAAtaattattttcaataaaatgaaCCTTGACTTGTATTCCGAAATAGCCAATGCATAATAAACTATCTACGGAAGCTTGTAAAATAAGAATCACAGTAATAACCGCGATTCGGAGCGCGATGGACGAGTCGAGGACAATTCCACAACACCGTTACCACAACTGTGATTTTAAACCATGACCTAGATTGTTTTGGTTGACTCGGCTTCTATGCATTTTGCAGCTGCATAACTTGGAAATGCTGTTGCTTGAAACCCCAAATCACCAAAATAACTCAGTCACAGAGAGTAGAATGCTGAGCCAAATGCTTAGCCAGAAACTAGTTCCAACTAAGGAACCCAACCCGATGAAGCGAACTGCGAAAAAAATTGGATATTTTATTGAGGATAACTGGAAAAGGATATGGGTCATACTCTTATGGCTTAGCATATGCATGGGCCTCTTTACTTGGAAATTTTTACAATACAGGAACCGTTATGTGTTCCATGTCATGGGGTATTGTGTTACTGCTGCCAAGGGCGCGGCCGAGACTCTCAAGTTCAACATGGCTCTCATCCTTCTTCCTGTGTGTAGGAACACCATCACCTGGCTTAGGAGCAGGTACAATTTCTAAACATAATTTGAATGCATACATCTATGCAACTAACCACTTATCCTTCTTTATCGAGTTAATATTCTAGGTCGATACTTGGTAGTTATTGAATTCTAGTTACCAAACAAGCTTTAAAAGTCTCCTATTCTTTGTAATCAGGACAAAGCTAGGAATGGCCGTGCCTTTTGACGACAATATTAACTTTCACAAGGTGGTAGCCATAGGAGTGGCGGTTGGGGTAGCCATACACGTCCTTTGTCATCTCATGTGCGACTTCCCGAGACTCCTCAATGCCTCGGATGAAGCCTATAGACCGCTCGCACAATACTTTGGAGAAAAGAGACCTCCCAATTATTGGTGGTTTGTCCAAGGAACAGAGGGTTGGACTGGCGTAATCATGTTAGTACTAATGGCCATTGCCTACATATTGGCACAGCCGTGGTTTAGGAGGAACAGAGTTAGCCTTCCTAGAATCCTCAGAAAGCTAACTGGGTTCAATGCCTTTTGGTATTCTCATCATTTGTTTGTCATAGTTTATGCCCTCTTCATTATCCATGGGTGGTTCCTCTATCTTAGCAAGACATGGTACAAGAAAACAGTAAGCGTCTAAATCCCTTTTGTAAGATATCTTACCAACTAGTTGTTAAGTTCGACTAACTTTAAATGGAAATAAGGAATGACTCTGATACTAAAAACAAAGTACCTTCATAATCTATGAATTATAGCTTGGCCTCTTCCGGCTTTAATCTAAGTCACCATTTTGTTGCAGACATGGATGTATCTTGCTGTGCCGCTTTTGATATATGCATCTGAAAGACTGCTCCGGTCTCTAAGGTCAGGCTACGAGACTGTTCATATCCAAAAGGTTAGCCTTCATGTTGGAATTTTATCCACAACAATAAAATTTTACCAAAATGATGAATCCTTGATTGAAAAGCTTTCATTTTGAACATAAAAGGTTGCAGTCTACCCAGGGAACGTATTATCACTACAGATGACAAAGCCTCACGGATTTAAATACACAAGCGGACAGTACATTTTTGTTAATTGTGCTGATATTTCTCCGTTtcagtggtaattttttttactTCTGTTCTTGTTACACTTGAGAATTAAGATTACGCTCCATTATTAGATAAAACGTTGTGTAGTAACATGAAACTGTGTAATGGTTTAGGCATCCATTCTCCCTGACATCAGCTCCGGGGGATGATTACATAAGCCTTCATATTCGAACATTGGGTGACTGGACTTCTCAGTTGAAATCACTCTTCTCCAAGCTATGCCAGCCACCTACAAGAACGGACCAAAGTGGTCTCTTAAGGGCTGACATTGTCAATGGATCGTCTTACATTCCTAGGTAATCGATCACACCCGACTGTTAAAATCATCTCTATTATTTGTGTGTAACGTAATAAAGTTGATTATGAATTGTTTGCGCTTCTTTTAATGTGTAATAGCAACTAGTCGACCAAGATTTCATTATCTTTAAAAACAGTATCTATAATAGACGAGAGTATTGGAGTGAAATAGTTAATGTCGTTGCATTTGTGCATATTCTAATTCTCTAGAAAATGCGAGTAATGCTAAAATGCTCAATGTTTTGTTCAATCTAGAATGCCAAGGCTGAGGATTGATGGTCCATATGGAGCACCAGCACAGGACTACAAGAAATATGATGTCCTCTTGCTCGTAGGTCTAGGGATTGGAGCAACGCCCTTGATAAGTATACTTCGGGATGTACTTTACCACATCAAGCAACAAAAGGATGACATGGAGACCGGAATGCCTAATACCAACCATGGTGCTACTAATGGTAGTAGTAGCAACAAAAGGAAAGCCTTTGCTGTGAAGCGTGTCTACTTTTACTGGGTGACCCGAGAGCAGGGCTCCTTTGAGTGGTTTAGGAGTGTTATGAATGAGGCGGCAGAGAATGATCCAGACCATGTTATGGAGCTACATAACTATTGCACAAGTGTATATGAAGAAGGCGATGCCAGATCGGCTTTGATCGCCATGCTTCAGTCCCTACATCATGTTAAGAATGGCATGGATATTGTCTCCGGGACTAGAGTTAAAACACATTTTGCTAGGCCTGATTGGAGGTCTGTTTTCAAGCATGTTGCTATCAACCATACTGATCAAAGAGTTGGTAAGCATTTCTCGTACTTCTAACATTGTATATGGCCTCTCAAGTCTAGCATGTGGTTAGGTGTATGTTTGTTTATTTCCTAACTGTTGCTAATGAACCAATCCAAGTCGGGAGGTTTCTATTCTTTAATCTGCCTTCTGGTATACTTTCCGGTGGAACATACAGGTACTCTTAGTTTACCTGGTAATGGCCGTTGTTTAGGTCTAGTGACATCCAGTATAAGTTATTTGAGGTCCTAGACGGTTTGGGCGGTTAAGAGTTGAGTTATTTCGGGTCATGGTCGGGTCGTTTTGAATCATGATTCTTACCTTTTTCTTCCAGTTAGTCATTTAGGTGTTCTCATGACATTTGAATCATGATCATTCAAGTTAGGGTAGCTCCATGCTGGCTTCCAACCGGGTTTGGGTTAAATCGGGTTGTATTTTAACTAATGTTCTAGTAATAATGCAGCTTCAGATAGCTTTGTTCAATTGTTCACCATCATAACTGTGGCTTATAAATTATAATTGTTACATTTTTGGGACTCCAGGAGTATTTTATTGTGGTGCACCTGGATTGACGCAAGACCTCAGACATTTATCACACGATTTTTCTAAGAAGACGGGAACAAAGTTTGATTTTCACAAGGAAAATTTTTAGAAGATGTTCGCCTTTAATTTAGATTGGCCTATGGTTTACATGACAATTAAGTTCACCCAACATGTATATAgaaatatattttatttattcttttatttgtgAGAGATGAATGTTAATATGTTTTCTCTACTAACTGTCTGTGTTCTTTTATAAgttctacttaccattaaatttgttttttcattaaataaaattatttaaagttgcataactcataaatttatcactaatatatttttctatgacatatcatAAACACAAAATTACGATAAAATTAAATTTTGAGACATATTCACTACTCATGCTATTGATATTCCCGGTTTGTAAACATCGACGACGCTTTAGTAATTATCGGCGACATTTTCATTTTAAAAGACGAAAATACCCTCCGTCTCTCACTAACTCTTAACATTTCCTCTCTaattccaaaaccaaaaaaattgaaaataaacCTCCACCACCACGACCACCCCCTACCTGCCGCACCACCACTGCCACCACTCCATTGCCGCACCACCGTGAACAAGTAAGTCCTTTTTTTTTAATCAAATGTTAGAACCTTGAAATTAGGTTGTTTGTAATTGTTTGTTTCACTTTTTCTTGTTGTTAATCGATTAGTTGGTGATGTTTTAATTGAATTAGTTGTATATTACTTGTTATTGTTAATCGGCAAATGTTAGAACCTTGATGTTTTAATTGAAAATtagttgtataattaatttataatataggttaatttcagttttaattgAATTAGTTGTAGAATTGTTGGTGAAATAGGCTGTCTTTGGAACTTCGCTGCCATTGTTGCGTATATGGTCACGATGTTGAAGGAGTTGAACACCATGGTGAAAACAATGAGATTCATTGTTATATCCTTGGCAAAACGTTCAAACTGAACGTTTAAACCATGCTCAAACGTTGGTGATGGACGTTTCATCCATGTTGAACAATCAAACTGACCGTTTGATCCATAGTGAACATTGAAAACCAACTTTTGATCCATGGTAACCGTGGAAACTCATTGTTTGGTCCATGGTCGAAAGTTGAATTTCAACTTTCGTCCATGGTCAAAAATAGAAATTCAACGTTTCGTGTTTTTTTTAAAccgtgtttattgcttttatttgccgatttttttaattttataagttttatagTTTATGTGGGgtattttttaaaaatttttatTTGTTTAATGCAGATGGAGATCAAAATGATAGAGAAAAGAACATTATGATAAATGGGGGCGTTATATTAATTGTCCGATAATTATAAAAAATATTTATTATCGAATTTGAGAGGTTAAACggaagcaaaaaaaaaacaagttaatTGTCCGATAATTATGAACGATAACTATAAAACATATTTATTATTGAATTTGAGAGGTTAAACGgaagctaaaaaaaaaaaagttaattgtccaataattataaaatatatttattatcGAATTTAGGAGGTTAAacgcaagaaaaaaaaaagacaagttAATTGTCCGACCATGGACTGAAAGTTGATATTCAACAATCGATCCATGGCCAAACAATTAGATTCATTGTTCAACCATGGGCAAACAAGATCCTCAACAATCAACCATGGCCAAACAATGAGGATCAACGTTCTACCATGGCCTAACAATGATACCCAACAATCAACCATGGACTGAAAGTTGATACTCATCATTCAACCATGGCTAAACAATGAATCTCATTGATCAACCAAGGCAAAACAATGGATTTGAACATTTACCATGGGGCAAACGTTGGGGATCAACGTTTACCATGGCCAAATTGTTGGGATTCATTGTTCGGCCCATGGTTGAACTTTGAATCTCAACTTTTCGTCCATGGTCGATTGTTAAGTTTCATTTTTCAGTCCATTGGTTGTATAATACGCAAAAAACACGCAatgtttattttaatttagtAAATACGTAACGTAATTCAACTAACGAATAGATTAATTAAAAAGATTAAGTTATTTACGTATCGTTGATTGCGGATCCGTCATGTTAATTGTTGTTCTTAATTGTTGTTTATAATTTTTTAGATTGTTgttggtgatttttttttttttgtaatttaattggTTTTACTTGAATTTGAGAGAATTtagtttagagagagaaagtaatgTAAAAGTGCAAGGGACATTATCGTCTTTTGGAatgaaaacgtcgtcgatatttactaaagCGTCGTCGATGAAAATCAGCCCTCTTGATATTTTACTCTTactaatgaaacaatagtaatagcatttcactacttgcccgtaatcattgttactttcactactcctatcgtaattattgttattgtcactactgccgcattaatattgataatttcactacttccgccgtaaatattgttactttcactattgtcgcattaatattgcgtatttcactactctcgttgttgtttctaccactttcactaatctcgctgataatattgttacttttactattcaaatgggTGATTAATATCATATAATTATATCCAATGTTagtacaattcttttctttactgacgaaattacttttactacttaggcatgtaattttaagaggattatatatttatataaatatattacatatatgaatTAAATcgaatcgaaagaattatgcaatattatatattatggaatctaacttgaattatttataacctacttattatatttttgtatgttaaataattaacatctctatacatctaataaactataaagtttaataaaattgcatagattttaaatttaatatataattttatgatgataataattaataccataggTGTGCAtgtttactaattaattattttattttaaagaaattgaccatcttctagtcttctataaatatttaggaaaattaccaagcatcttctttcttttagtctccttgaaattgaccatcttaattaattattttattttaaggaaattgaccatcttaattaattattttaatttaaagaaattgaccatgttttagtctcctACAAATGTTTAGaaaaattaccaaacttctatataatttaattttaacccaaactatataatatttgcattgagatcccttaatcgggtccatcacacggtactatttatttaaaactatatagtataattaatttatataactttttttaattacattaaagtcctttggtttctgaaattaatatatagtattaatATGTATTCCGTAATATGTTAACATGAGGATTATATGAGTGAAAATATTAACGACGCGACTAATCCATTCACGGCTAAGGATGCTAGTGGAAGCCAAGGAAACTTGTTGTGGGATGTTTTTCCTCACTTTGTTGAGCATCTTTGTAATTTGAACTCGTTAAATTGCATCCAACTCTCCCCCAATCCCCCTCCAAGAACTTTCCAACTCTTTTGTTTTTCTCGTCTATTCAATATAAGCTCCACTATATAAAAAAAATCCATTATACTCCCTCAGTTTCAATGAATAATTTACAATTTGTTTTATTTTCCtctaacaaaataaaataattgtAAATTATGTGAGATTTGTGTGATTGAATGCTTGAGTTTATTCATTGATATGCAAGAGTATATATACAAGTACAACGATAGGAAGATGGAAAACGAGATCTACCCTAGACAATATATGCAAGAAACTAATCTAAAATAATAACATTTCCTAAATACAATATACAATTCCCTAAATACAAGAAACGAATATTATGTACGAGATATGGAAACCGGTGCTGAAATATCTTTAACACGCTCCCACAAGACGGTCGGCCGGAGAGTACAACCAGTCTTGGAGAGTAACGTAAAAAAGCGAGATCAGGGCAATGGCTTAGTAAGAATATCAACAATTTGATCAGAGCCATTAATATGTTGGACGCGAAGAGAGCCACTTTGGACCTGTTCACGGACAAAATGAAAGGAGAGTGCGAGATGTTTCATACGGGAGTGGAAAATCGGATAAGCGGAGTAGTGCGACGCTCGCAAGTTTTCACAGTAAACAGTCGGAACATGGGAAAGTGACACTCCAAGTTCGGTTAGAAGAGCACGAAGCCATAGAATCTCAGCTGTAGTGTCGGATATAGCTTTGAACTCAGCTTCAGTCGAGGAACGGGACAGAGCGGCGCTGCTTTTTGGCAGACCAAGACATGGGATTCGAACCAAGAAAGATAACATAACCTCCAGTAGAAACATAGTCATCCATATcacctcccccccccccctcccggTCAGCGTCACAAAACGCATGAAGAAGCAGCGGAGAGGAGCGATTTAAGTGAATACCGAGATGAAGCGTACCTTTGAGATAACGTAATAGGCGTTTAAGTGTCATCCAATGTGAAGTTGTCGGATGCGTGAGGAATTGAGAAAGATGTATCAGGAAGTGAAAGATACTGCAAACTGCCAACCAGTGCACGATATTGAGATTCATCTTGCACGGGTGCATCAGGTTGTCGAATAAGAGTGAATTCGGTGGACATTGGAGTAGAAGCAGGGCAATAGTCTGCCATGTTATATCTTTGCAAAATGTCGGATCTATATTTAGACTGATTAATAAGATGTAAACCATGATTCGTTGGAGTAACTTCAATACCCAAAAAATAGGACATAGGCCCTAAGTCTTTGAGCGAAAACCGGCGTGAAATAGCAGCAATAAAGTCGTTAATTGTAGAGAGACGAGCCAGTGACTATTATGTCGTCAACATATACGAGAACATAGAGACGAATAGTGTCTTtagcaaaaataaataaagaaaaatatgaaATAGAATTTACAAACCCGTAAGAAGTGAGAAAAGTGCGAAGTTCAGTGAATCACGCCCGAGGGGCTTGCTTGAGACTGTATATAGCTTTTGATAATTTGCAGACATGAGTTGGATGACCTGTATCGACAAAGCCTAGTGGCTGAACCATGTAGACATCATCGGATAAAGTACCTTGTATAAACGCATTATTGACATCAATTTGCCGAAGTGACCAATTATTCGTGATAGCAATACTGAGCACCAAACGAACTGTAGTTGGCTTGATGACCGGACTAAAAGTGTCCGAGTAATCGATCCCAGGACGTTGATTAAAACCTTTCACCATAAGGCGAGCTTTATACTGCTTAATCGAACCATCCGGATTATTTTTTATTTGACAAATCCATTTACAACCTATAACATTGCAATTGGTATATGAGGGAACTagtgtccatgttttattttGGTTAAGAGCATCATATTTATCGAGCATGGCTTCACGCCATCGGGGGTCGACAAGCGTCTGTTTGATCGTGGTAGGGGTGATATATGGGGTATGAAGGGCGGCTATATGAGCAGATTTGCATAGGGGACTTAAGTAACGAGGATTTGATTTGACGATGTTGTGGGATAGGCGAGTGGCTGGTCGTGGGGGCGAGggtggaggtggaggaggaggtgGGGATGGGGATGGGGATGAGGATGGGGATGGGGGTGGGGATGGAGAGGTAGTGGGAGTAACACGAACAGTGGAGGGAGGAGAGGCAGGGGACGTGTTGGTGGGTGAGACGGGTTAAGTTGCTGGGGGTGTTGTTGTGGGTGTTTTGGGTGATGAAGGTGACTGGGAAGGCGACGAGGAGGAGGAGTCAGTGAGTAGGACGGGTAGTTGGTAGCCACTGGGTGGTCGAAAGAGTTGGAGATGAGGTTTTGCCGATGAGGTGAACGTAGGGAAACTCTGTTTCGACAAACCGAACATGACGCGAGGTTTATACACGAGACGTTTTTGGGTCAAAACAATAAAAGGCTGACTGGGTGTTGTAATATCTAAGGAAAACGCAGGGAGCAGAGCGTGGGTCAAGCTTATGGTGTGTGTATGGTCGGAGCCAATGGAAACAAAGACAGCCGAAGGCATGCAATTTAGTGTAATTCTGGTGTTGATTAAATAGTTTAAAAAATGGAGAGTCATTTTGTAGAGTAGGTGTCGAAAGACGATTAATTAGGTAGGAAGCTGTGGTAAGGGAATATGGCCAAAATTCAGCGGGCAAGTGTGCGCGAGTTTGCAAAGCTAACCTGGTTTCGACTATATGACGGTGACGAC from Silene latifolia isolate original U9 population chromosome 3, ASM4854445v1, whole genome shotgun sequence harbors:
- the LOC141646213 gene encoding respiratory burst oxidase homolog protein B-like, with product MKDIKEASEVDKGRPMKNLSSQLSAKFKQVSRELKRVASSNHRVGFDKLERAKTTAARALRGIQFINDSVGDQGWEQVEKRWNNLAVDGLLLRSRFGHCIGMNENENEFAEEIFDTLARRRGIVTATITKIQLGDFWEQLSDRTFDARVQTFFDLVDKDADGRITEAEVKEIITLSASANKLSKIQDHAQEYAALIMENLDPDSLGYIQLHNLEMLLLETPNHQNNSVTESRMLSQMLSQKLVPTKEPNPMKRTAKKIGYFIEDNWKRIWVILLWLSICMGLFTWKFLQYRNRYVFHVMGYCVTAAKGAAETLKFNMALILLPVCRNTITWLRSRTKLGMAVPFDDNINFHKVVAIGVAVGVAIHVLCHLMCDFPRLLNASDEAYRPLAQYFGEKRPPNYWWFVQGTEGWTGVIMLVLMAIAYILAQPWFRRNRVSLPRILRKLTGFNAFWYSHHLFVIVYALFIIHGWFLYLSKTWYKKTTWMYLAVPLLIYASERLLRSLRSGYETVHIQKVAVYPGNVLSLQMTKPHGFKYTSGQYIFVNCADISPFQWHPFSLTSAPGDDYISLHIRTLGDWTSQLKSLFSKLCQPPTRTDQSGLLRADIVNGSSYIPRMPRLRIDGPYGAPAQDYKKYDVLLLVGLGIGATPLISILRDVLYHIKQQKDDMETGMPNTNHGATNGSSSNKRKAFAVKRVYFYWVTREQGSFEWFRSVMNEAAENDPDHVMELHNYCTSVYEEGDARSALIAMLQSLHHVKNGMDIVSGTRVKTHFARPDWRSVFKHVAINHTDQRVGVFYCGAPGLTQDLRHLSHDFSKKTGTKFDFHKENF